One Vitis vinifera cultivar Pinot Noir 40024 chromosome 8, ASM3070453v1 genomic window carries:
- the LOC100259881 gene encoding uncharacterized protein At5g39865 gives MKGVKGRFLKKLKRFPTITTLKQSLILQVPDSISISKLSKDHKDEEIESGFLDGDKEKLTPPMKSRDPVSAKDNSELMISSEVQIDHSIQGRDGLTESRACDLEERVMDNASTHKAKVEIEEHPSLLDFEEKCPPGGRDSVIFYTTSLRGIRKTFEDCSAIRFLLESFRVLFQERDVSMHMEFREELWRMMGGRVVPPRLFIKGRHIGGADEVVGLHEQGKLKKLLEGIPLSPTNNSPCKGCGGMKFLLCFNCNGSCKVIADGDGDGDDLLHIRCPECNENGLIKCPICC, from the coding sequence ATGAAAGGAGTGAAGGGAAGATTCCTAAAGAAACTGAAACGTTTTCCAACCATCACCACTCTGAAACAGAGCCTAATTCTTCAGGTTCCGGACAGTATTAGCATATCCAAGCTCTCAAAAGATCACAAAGATGAAGAAATTGAATCAGGTTTTCTCGATGGCGACAAAGAAAAACTTACACCCCCCATGAAGTCCAGAGATCCGGTCTCTGCCAAGGATAATTCAGAGCTTATGATCTCATCAGAGGTTCAGATTGATCATAGTATTCAGGGCAGAGATGGCTTGACAGAGTCCAGAGCCTGTGACTTAGAGGAAAGAGTCATGGACAATGCCTCTACCCATAAAGCAAAGGTAGAGATTGAAGAGCATCCATCCCTGTTAGACTTTGAAGAGAAATGTCCACCAGGAGGGAGGGACTCAGTCATTTTCTACACAACAAGCTTGAGGGGAATAAGGAAAACTTTTGAGGACTGCAGTGCCATCCGGTTTCTGTTGGAAAGCTTTCGAGTGTTGTTCCAGGAGAGGGATGTATCGATGCACATGGAGTTCAGGGAGGAGCTGTGGAGGATGATGGGCGGCCGCGTAGTCCCTCCAAGGCTTTTCATCAAGGGAAGGCACATTGGCGGAGCGGATGAGGTGGTTGGATTGCACGAGCAAGGAAAGCTGAAGAAGCTGTTGGAAGGGATACCACTCTCTCCAACCAACAACTCTCCATGCAAGGGCTGTGGCGGCATGAAGTTCTTGCTATGCTTCAATTGCAATGGAAGCTGCAAGGTGATTGCAGATGGGGATGGTGACGGTGATGATCTACTTCATATCAGATGCCCTGAATGCAACGAAAATGGATTAATTAAATGCCCCATTTGCTGCTGA